One segment of Channa argus isolate prfri chromosome 17, Channa argus male v1.0, whole genome shotgun sequence DNA contains the following:
- the otofa gene encoding otoferlin isoform X2 produces the protein MMSLMVHLKTVAHLRGKGDRVAKVAFRGLSFYSRVAENCEDVAHFNEMFRWPIASRLDGNEMLEIQVYNYSKVFSNRLVGTFCMVLQKVAEEGHLELTDTLIDDNNTSIKTTVTIEIRYQPMDGTVGVWSDGEFLDVPDDRDGMFAFETDSLLSGQSHGSGISPARSLQGSIPTFRKAGKGVFSAMKLGKIKISKDDHKKGDEPAILDMEDLDRKAIRLAGTMEPDTISLASVTAVTTNVSNKRSKPDIKMEPSSGRPVDYQISITVIEARQLLGLNMDPVVCVEIGDDKKYTSMKESTNCPYYNEYFVFDFHVPPHVMFDKIIKLSVIHSKNLLRSGTLVGTFKMDVGTVYSQTEHQFYHKWAMLSDPDDITVGCKGYIKCDIAVVGKGDNIKTPHKANETDEDEIEGNLLLPEGIPAERQWARFYVKIYRAEGLPKMNTTIMANVKKAFIGENRDLVDPYVQVQFAGQKGKTSVQKSSYEPIWNEQVIFTELFPPLCKRLKVQIRDSDKVNDVAIGTHFIDLRKISNEGDKGFLPTLGPAWVNMYGSTRQYTLMDEHQDLNEGLGEGVSFRARLLLSIAVEILDTTSPEILSSTEVQVETISNISESATGKMEEFFLFGSFLEATMIDRKIGDKAISFEITIGNYGNQIDGVSKPSSTKKKKKDSESEQEENELIQNSSEDEADEDGDLVSVSSTPLMKPFITDRNYFHLPYFEKKPCVYIKSWWQDQRRRLYNSNMMDKIADKLEEGLNDVQEIMKTEKAFPERRLRGVLEELSVGCSRFVTLANKDVNQAGRTKLDRERLKSCMREMDSMGQQAKQIRTQVKKNTVRDKLKLAQHFLQKLRFLADEPQHSIPDVFIWMMTNNKRIAYARIPSKDILYSIVDEETGKDCGKVKAVFLKLPGKKGFGPAGWTVQAKLELYLWLGLNKQKKDFLSGLPNGFEEIKATKMGPGLHTLPPVSLVYNMKQVFQLRAHMYQARSLFAADSSGLSDPFARVFFSTHSQVTEVLSETLCPTWDQLLVFDDVELFGEASELRDDPPIIVVEIYDQDTVGKAEFIGRTFAKPTIKMCDEHYGPPRFPPQLEYYQIYRGNCTAGELLAAFELLQIPFDSEEVRRALIAVHNFAVPQIQVGQGGKADLPPLEGPTDSERGPILPVPLGIRPVLSRYRIEVLFWGLRDLKRINLAQVDRPRVDIECAGRGVQSALIQNYKKNPNFNTLVKWFEVDLPENELLHPPLNIRVVDCRAFGRFILVGSHAVTSLRHFIYSAPDKNSNNWASAAKLMNGYMVLTNGSFQPRCSPSLSSHTPSRPAGDIIVNVDTDPLIRKMDTVVKLDAMSDAVVKVDMTEEESDKEKKKKKKKKKGGVEEEDETDERVLDWWSKYFASIETLKETLRAQEAAQAEAEEREDLEIAAEVTDIKPDDLLLKGSKTKSKDKKTLKDKKKGQAADCSEKRRVKAKVDELVVYNKELESEFGIFEDWLHTFNLYRGKAGDDDEQAMDDDRIVGRFKGSLCMYKLPLSEEITREAGFDPNMGMFQNIPHNDPINVLVRVYVVRATDLHPADINGKADPYIVIKLGKSEIKDKENYISKQLNPVFGKSFDIEATFPMESMLTVSVYDWDLVGTDDLIGETKIDLENRFYSKYRATCGISSTYSLHGYNIWRDPMKPSQLLAKLCKDGKIDGPHYGPGGKVKVGNQFFHGPTEIEDENGLKKQTEEHLALTVLNHWEEIPRVGCKLVPEHVETRPLLNPDKPGIEQGRIEMWVDMFPMDMPAPGPAIDISPRKPKRYELRVIIWNTDEVILEDDDYFTGEKSSDIFVRGFELRVVIWNTDDVILEDDAFMTGEKMSDIYVRGWLKGQQEDKQDTDVHYHSLTGEGNFNWRFVFPFDYLMAEEKIVISKKESMFSWDETEYKIPPRLTLQVWDADHFSADDFLGAIELDLNRFPRGAKTAKQCSLDMIRNEQELPTISIFKQKRVKGWWPFVARDENDEMELTGKVEAELHLVTAEEAEKNPVGLGRNEPDPLEKPNRPDTSLMWFLGPLKSIRYFIWHNYRWLILKALGLILLLIMLGLFLYSIPGYLVKKMLGA, from the exons AGCGGGCAAGGGGGTTTTTTCAGCCATGAAGCTCGGAAAGATCAAGATCTCTAAGGACGATCACAAGAAAGgag ATGAGCCAGCAATCCTGGACATGGAGGACCTGGACAGGAAGGCGATTCGTCTAGCTGGAACAATGGAACCAGACACCATATCTCTGGCCTCTGTCACCGCGGTCACCACTAATGTCTCCAATAAGAG GTCAAAGCCAGATATCAAGATGGAGCCAAGCTCTGGACGACCAGTGGATTatcag ATAAGCATCACAGTGATCGAGGCTCGGCAGCTGTTAGGCCTCAACATGGAccctgtggtgtgtgtggagATTGGAGATGACAAAAAGTACACATCTATGAAGGAGTCCACCAACTGCCCATACTACAATGAA TATTTTGTCTTTGACTTCCACGTTCCTCCTCATGTCATGTTTGACAAGATCATCAAGCTCTCA GTTATTCATTCTAAAAACCTTCTCCGGAGTGGAACTTTGGTTGGAACCTTCAAGATGGACGTTGGGACTGTTTATTCTCAGACTG AACACCAGTTCTACCATAAATGGGCCATGCTTTCTgatccagatgacatcacagtgGGATGTAAAGGATATATAAAGTGTGATATTGCTGTTGTCGGCAAGGGGGACAACATTAAGACCCCACACAAGGCCAACGAGACGGATGAAGATGAAATAGAGGG GAACCTTCTGCTTCCAGAGGGTATCCCAGCAGAGAGGCAGTGGGCAAGGTTTTATGTGAAGATCTATCGCGCTGAGGGTCTACCAAAAATGAACACTACCATCATGGCTAATGTGAAAAAAGCCTTCATAGGAGAAAATCGAGACCTGGTGGACCCCTATGTTCAAGTGCAGTTTGCTGGACAGAAA GGGAAGACTTCTGTACAGAAAAGCAGTTATGAACCAATCTGGAATGAACAGGTCATCTTCACCGAGCTGTTCCCCCCACTTTGCAAACGTCTGAAGGTCCAAATACGAGACTCGGATAAGGTCAATGATGTCGCCATAGGGACCCACTTTATTGACCTACGCAAGATATCAAATGAAGGCGATAAAG GGTTCCTGCCCACCCTGGGACCAGCCTGGGTCAACATGTACGGTTCCACTCGTCAGTACACCCTGATGGATGAGCACCAGGACCTGAATGAAGGACTTGGAGAAGGTGTGTCCTTCAGAGCCCGTCTCCTACTTTCAATCGCTGTGGAGATTCTGGATACCACTTCACCTGAGATCCTGAGCTCCACTGAGGTTCAAGTGGAGACAATCTCCAACATCTCAGAG AGTGCCACAGGGAAAATGGAGGAGTTCTTCCTCTTTGGTTCCTTTCTGGAGGCCACAATGATTGACAGAAAGATTGGTGACAAAGCGATTAGTTTTGAAATCACAATAG GTAACTATGGGAACCAGATAGATGGCGTAAGCAAGCCTTCATcgacaaagaagaaaaagaaagacagcgAGAGTGAACAGGAGGAGAATGAGCTCATCCAGAACTCCAGTGAGGATGAAGCAGACGAGGACGGGGACCTGGTCTCAGTCTCTTCCACTCCTCTCATGAAGCCTTTCATCACCGATAG GAACTACTTCCATCTTCCCTACTTTGAAAAGAAGCCATGTGTCTACATTAAAAGCTGGTGGCAAGACCAAAGAAGACGACTCTACAACTCCAACATGATGGACAAAATTGCTGACAAACTG GAAGAGGGTTTAAATGATGTTCAGGAGATCATGAAGACGGAAAAGGCCTTTCCAGAACGCAGACTCAGAGGAGTGCTGGAGGAGCTTAGTGTCGGCTGCAG TCGGTTTGTGACTCTGGCTAACAAGGATGTGAACCAGGCAGGCAGAACCAAACTGGATCGAGAAAGGCTCAAGTCCTGCATGAGAGAGATG GACAGCATGGGCCAGCAGGCCAAGCAGATCCGCACtcaagtaaagaaaaacaccGTCAGAGACAAACTTAAGCTGGCTCAGCATTTCTTGCAGAAGCTACGTTTCCTTGCTGATGAG CCTCAGCACAGCATTCCAGATGTTTTCATCTGGATGATGACCAACAACAAGCGCATTGCTTATGCCCGTATTCCCTCCAAAGACATCCTGTACTCTATAGTTGATGAGGAAACTGGCAAAGACTGTGGTAAAGTTAAAGCTGTCTTTCTCAAG CTACCTGGTAAGAAGGGGTTTGGCCCTGCTGGCTGGACTGTTCAAGCTAAGCTGGAGTTGTATCTGTGGCTGGGTCTCAACAAGCAAAAGAAGGACTTTCTCAGTGGTCTGCCTAATGGTTTTGAAGAAATCAAAGCTACTAAAATGGGTCCAGGTCTTCACACTCTCCCCCCTGTCAGCCTTGTCTACAATA TGAAGCAGGTGTTTCAGCTGAGAGCACACATGTACCAGGCCCGCAGTCTGTTTGCTGCTGACAGCAGTGGCCTCTCAGACCCTTTTGCTCGAGTATTCTTCTCCACACACAGCCAGGTTACTGAG GTTCTGAGTGAGACTCTGTGTCCTACATGGGATCAGCTGTTGGTATTTGATGATGTGGAGCTGTTTGGGGAGGCCAGCGAACTGAGGGACGACCCGCCCATCATTGTAGTTGAAATTTATGACCAGGACACTGTG GGTAAGGCAGAGTTCATAGGTCGGACCTTTGCTAAGCCCACCATCAAGATGTGTGATGAGCATTACGGCCCTCCAAGGTTCCCGCCCCAGCTGGAATACTACCAGATTTACAGAGGGAACTGTACTGCTGGAGAACTGCTGGCTGCCTTTGAGCTGCTGCAG ATTCCTTTTGATTCAGAGGAGGTTAGGCGAGCTCTGATCGCTGTCCATAACTTTGCTGTTCCTCAAATACAG GTTGGTCAAGGAGGCAAGGCTGACCTTCCTCCCCTTGAAGGACCAACTGACTCAGAGCGTGGACCCATCCTCCCTGTGCCTTTAGGCATCCGACCTGTCTTGAGCCGTTACCGCATAGAG gttTTGTTCTGGGGTTTAAGAGACTTAAAGAGGATTAACTTGGCTCAGGTGGATCGGCCTCGTGTTGATATAGAGTGTGCTGGCAGAGGTGTGCAGTCTGCCCTCATCCAGAACTATAAGAAAAACCCCAACTTCAACACACTGGTGAAATGGTTTGAGGTG GACCTTCCAGAAAATGAGCTCCTCCACCCTCCTCTCAACATCCGGGTGGTTGACTGCAGAGCCTTTGGCCGCTTTATCCTGGTGGGGTCCCACGCTGTCACCAGCCTGAGACATTTCATCTACAGTGCGCCAGATAAGAACTCCAACAACTGGGCCAGCGCAG CTAAGCTAATGAATGGCTACATGGTCCTCACCAATGGCAGCTTTCAGCCTCGCTGCTCACCCAGCCTTTCCTCCCACACCCCCTCTCGTCCTGCAGGTGACATCATCGTCAATGTGGATACAGACCCTCTGATTCGAAAGATGGACACAGTTGTCAAGTTAGATGCT ATGTCTGACGCTGTTGTAAAAGTTGACATG ACTGAGGAAGAGAGtgacaaagagaagaagaagaagaaaaagaaaaaaaagggcggagtggaggaagaggatgagacAGATGAGCGTGTGCTGGACTGGTGGTCCAAATATTTTGCTTCAATAGAGACCCTGAAGGAG aCCCTCAGAGCCCAGGAGGCAGCTCAGGCAGAGGCAGAAGAGAGGGAGGATCTGGAGATAGCAGCCGAGGTCACAG ATATCAAACCTGATGACCTTCTTCTGAAAGGCTCCAAGACGAAGAGCAAAGACAAGAAGACGTTGAAAGATAAGAAGAAGGGTCAGGCTGCAGACTGCTCTGAGAAACGCCGGGTTAAAGCAAAAGTGGATGAGCTGGTG GTGTACAACAAGGAGCTGGAGAGTGAGTTTGGCATTTTCGAAGACTGGCTGCATACTTTTAACCTGTACAGAGGAAAAGCCGGGGACGATGATGAGCAGGCTATGGATGATGACAGAATCGTTGGGAGATTCAAA GGATCCTTATGTATGTACAAGTTACCACTTTCTGAGGAGATTACAAGGGAGGCAGGATTTGATCCTAATATGGGCATGTTCCAGAACATCCCACACAATGATCCAATCAACGTACTTGTCCGAGTCTATGTAGTGAGG GCTACAGATCTTCATCCTGCTGATATCAATGGTAAGGCTGATCCGTACATTGTCATCAAATTGGGAAAATCAGAGATTAAAGACAAAGAGAACTACATCTCTAAACAGCTCAATCCTGTATTTGGCAA ATCATTCGACATTGAGGCTACATTCCCGATGGAGTCCATGCTAACAGTGTCTGTGTACGACTGGGATTTGGTCGGCACTGATGACCTCATTGGAGAGACAAAGATTGATCTGGAGAATCGTTTCTACAGCAAATACAGAGCTACATGCGGCATTTCATCCACCTACTCTCT CCACGGATACAACATATGGCGAGACCCTATGAAACCCAGTCAGCTCCTGGCTAAGCTCTGCAAGGATGGCAAGATCGATGGACCTCATTATGGGCCTGGAGGCAAAGTCAAAGTTGGGAATCAGTTCTTCCATGGACCAACAGAGATTGAAGATGAGAATG GTCTGAAAAAGCAGACTGAGGAACATTTGGCCCTGACAGTGCTAAACCACTGGGAGGAGATCCCAAGGGTGGGGTGCAAGCTTGTCCCCGAGCACGTTGAGACCAGACCCCTGCTGAACCCTGACAAACCCGGCATTGAACAG GGTCGTATTGAGATGTGGGTGGACATGTTTCCCATGGACATGCCTGCTCCTGGACCTGCGATTGACATATCACCACGGAAACCAAAGAG ATATGAGCTCAGGGTGATTATTTGGAATACAGACGAAGTAATACTGGAGGACGATGATTACTTCACTGGGGAAAAGTCCAGTGACATATTTGTCAGGGG CTTTGAGCTTCGTGTTGTTATTTGGAACACTGATGACGTAATTCTAGAGGACGATGCTTTCATGACAGGAGAGAAGATGTCTGACATCTATGTCAGGGG GTGGCTGAAGGGGCAGCAGGAGGACAAACAGGACACAGATGTACACTATCACTCCCTGACTGGCGAGGGAAACTTTAATTGGCGCTTTGTCTTCCCCTTTGATTACCTCATGGCTGAGGAGAAGATTGTCATCTCTAAGAAAGAGTCCATGTTCTCTTGGGATGAGACAGAATACAAGATTCCTCCTCGCCTCACGCTGCAGGTCTGGGATGCTGACCACTTCTCTGCTGATGACTTCCTCG GTGCAATTGAACTTGACCTGAACCGGTTCCCTCGCGGCGCCAAGACAGCTAAGCAGTGCTCCCTCGATATGATCCGAAATGAACAGGAGCTCCCCACTATTTCAATCTTCAAACAAAAGAGAGTGAAAGGCTGGTGGCCCTTTGTTGCCCGTGATGAAAACGATGAGATGGAGCTAACG GGTAAAGTTGAGGCTGAGCTTCACTTGGTAACAgcagaagaagcagagaaaaatcCTGTAGGACTAGGACGAAATGAGCCAGATCCCCTGGAGAAGCCAAA TCGACCGGACACCAGTCTAATGTGGTTTCTGGGCCCTCTGAAGTCCATTCGTTACTTCATCTGGCACAACTACCGCTGGCTGATCCTCAAGGCCCTGGGGCTGATACTGCTGCTGATAATGCTTGGACTCTTCCTCTACTCAATCCCTGGTTACCTGGTTAAGAAGATGCTGGGGGCCTGA